Below is a genomic region from Streptomyces roseoviridis.
CCGCCCGGACGGCCCTGCCCGAGCAGGCCACCGGCGAACCGGACGTCGGCCGGCAGCACCGGATCAACGGTTACGACGACATCACCTGATCTTGTAGGGTCCCCCGCAGACTCCATGGGGGACCCCAATGACCAGCGAGATCACCCTCTTCGTCAATCCCACCGCCGGACGCGGCCGGGGCGCGCACGCCGCGCAGCCGGCCGCCCGCGCGCTCCGGGACGCCGGATTCCCGGTCCGCACCGTCCTCGGCCACGACGCCGACGACGCTCTCCGGCGCGCCCACGACGCCGTCCGGGGCGGCACCGGAGCCCTCGTCGCGGTCGGCGGCGACGGCATGGTCTCGCTCGCCCTCCAGGCCGTCGCCGGCACGAACACCCCCCTCGGCGTGATCGCCGTCGGCACCGGCAACGACTTCGCCCGCTGCCTCGGACTGCCCGTACGCGACCCCGCCGCGGCCGGCCGCGCCGCCGCCGAGGCCCTCAAGGGCGGCGGGGGACGCACCGTCGACCTCGGCCGGATCCAGCACGGCACCGGCGGCACGGACGCCCACGGGACGGGCAGCGCCCGAACGGCCGGCCCCGGAAACGACGGCGGGCGCTGGTTCGGCACCGTCCTCGCCTCCGGCTTCGACTCCCGGGTCAACGACCGCGGCAACCGCATGAGACTGCCCGCCGGACGCTTCAAGTACGACCTCGCGATCCTCGCCGAGCTCGCCGCCTTCCGCCCCGTCCCGTACCGGCTCGTCCTCGACGACACCACCGAGCTCCACATCGAGGCCACCCTCGTCGCCGTCGGCAACGGCACCTCCTACGGAGGCGGTATGCGCATCTGCGCCGGCGCCGCCCTGGACGACGGACTGCTCGACGTCACCGTCGTCGGGAACTGCGGACGCGCCGAACTGATCAAGGTCTTCCCGCGCGTCTACAGGGGCACCCACCTCGACCACCCCCAGGTCACCGTCCACCGGGTCCGCTCCCTCACCCTCGACGCCCCCGGCACCACCGGCTACGCCGACGGCGAGCCCGCCGGCCCGCTGCCCCTCACCGCCCGCTGCGTACCCGGCGCCCTGCGTGTCCTGGCCCCGCCGGCCACCCCGGCCGAAGCCGCACGATAAAGATCGCGTCACTGTCAGAGGGGGCGGGTAGGCTCGACAACAAGA
It encodes:
- a CDS encoding diacylglycerol kinase, with the protein product MTSEITLFVNPTAGRGRGAHAAQPAARALRDAGFPVRTVLGHDADDALRRAHDAVRGGTGALVAVGGDGMVSLALQAVAGTNTPLGVIAVGTGNDFARCLGLPVRDPAAAGRAAAEALKGGGGRTVDLGRIQHGTGGTDAHGTGSARTAGPGNDGGRWFGTVLASGFDSRVNDRGNRMRLPAGRFKYDLAILAELAAFRPVPYRLVLDDTTELHIEATLVAVGNGTSYGGGMRICAGAALDDGLLDVTVVGNCGRAELIKVFPRVYRGTHLDHPQVTVHRVRSLTLDAPGTTGYADGEPAGPLPLTARCVPGALRVLAPPATPAEAAR